From a region of the Pan paniscus chromosome 19, NHGRI_mPanPan1-v2.0_pri, whole genome shotgun sequence genome:
- the EFNB3 gene encoding ephrin-B3, whose protein sequence is MGPPHSGPGGVRVGALLLLGVLGLVSGLSLEPVYWNSANKRFQAEGGYVLYPQIGDRLDLLCPRARPPGPHSSPNYEFYKLYLVGGAQGRRCEAPPAPNLLLTCDRPDLDLRFTIKFQEYSPNLWGHEFRSHHDYYIIATSDGTREGLESLQGGVCLTRGMKVLLRVGQSPRGGAAPRKPVSEMPMERDRGAAHSLEPGRENLPGDPTSNATSRGAEGPLPPPSMPAVAGAAGGLALLLLGVAGAGGAMCWRRRRAKPSESRHPGPGSFGRGGSLGLGGGGGMGPREAEPGELGIALRGGGAADPPFCPHYEKVSGDYGHPVYIVQDGPPQSPPNIYYKV, encoded by the exons ATGGGGCCCCCCCATTCTGGGCCGGGGGGCGTGCGAGTCGGGGCCCTGCTGCTGCTGGGGGTTTTGGGGCTGGTGTCTGGGCTCAGCCTGGAGCCTGTCTACTGGAACTCGGCGAATAAGAG GTTCCAGGCAGAGGGTGGTTATGTGCTGTACCCTCAGATCGGGGACCGGCTAGACCTGCTCTGCCCCCGGGCCCGGCCTCCTGGCCCTCACTCCTCTCCTAATTATGAGTTCTACAAGCTGTACCTGGTAGGGGGTGCCCAGGGCCGGCGCTGTGAGGCACCCCCTGCCCCAAACCTCCTTCTCACTTGTGATCGCCCAGACCTGGATCTCCGCTTCACCATCAAGTTCCAGGAGTATAGCCCTAATCTCTGGGGCCACGAGTTCCGCTCGCACCACGATTACTACATCATTG CCACATCGGATGGGACCCGGGAGGGCCTGGAGAGCCTGCAGGGAGGTGTGTGCCTAACCAGAGGCATGAAGGTGCTTCTCCGAGTGGGACAAA GTCCCCGAGGAGGGGCTGCCCCCCGAAAACCTGTGTCTGAAATGCCCATGGAAAGAGACCGAGGGGCAGCCCacagcctggagcctgggaggGAGAACCTGCCAG GTGACCCCACCAGCAATGCAACCTCCCGGGGTGCTGAAggccccctgccccctcccagcATGCCTGCAGTGGCTGGGGCAGCAGGGGGGCTGGCACTGCTCTTGCTGGGcgtggcaggggctgggggtgccATGTGTTGGCGGAGACGGCGGGCCAAGCCTTCGGAGAGTCGCCACCCTGGTCCTGGCTCCTTCGGGAGGGGAGGGTCTCTgggcctggggggtggaggtgggatgggacctcgggaggctgagcctggggaGCTAGGGATAGCTCTGCGGGGCGGCGGGGCTGCAGATCCCCCCTTCTGCCCCCACTATGAGAAGGTGAGTGGTGACTATGGGCATCCTGTGTATATCGTGCAGGATGGGCCCCCCCAGAGCCCTCCAAACATCTACTACAAGGTATGA